In Carya illinoinensis cultivar Pawnee chromosome 6, C.illinoinensisPawnee_v1, whole genome shotgun sequence, a single genomic region encodes these proteins:
- the LOC122313722 gene encoding nucleolin 1-like, translating into MGKSSKKSIPKVDAAPAIVPPSKSGKKGNKREAVDALEKQLSAKRQKRNAAVEQTVQKLKSEAKTQKKKKKEETSSSDDSSSSDSEKEEPAPKKLAVAAKNGTGVAPAKKGKEASSSDSSDSDSSDSDDDKGPKAKVTALSKKLPAAAAKNGPLSVPKKKDDSGDSSDSDETESEEEEPKIPSVVGKPSAKATTEESDSSEEDDSDTENDSKPSEKQTVKKVLDKDGSDDDSSEESDEEPQEKKKKVQPKAPSIGGKPSAKTAQDGSDSDSSDDEDSETEDDIKPAGKQMVKKVLNKDDSEDDSSEESDEEPQKKNIKVPPQVSSIGGKPSAKKSQDESDTDSSEDEDSDTEDDHKPSGKQTPAKDTKKGSTLEEESEEDTEESDEENEEEPSKTPNKNGADVEMVDAVSPKTKQNDSKSGKKTPQTPTTPLGQTTSKTLFVGNLSFNVERADVENFFKDAGEVVDIRFSSDADGRFKGFGHVEFASAEAAQKAMELNGEDLLGRAIRLDFARERGAYTPNDGKESGNSFQKGGKTNTAYVRGFDKSLGVDEIRGELENHFGSCGEITRLSVPKDYDTGDIKGFAYIDFNNGDGLSNALELNGSDLGGYSLTVEEAKPRDGAGGGRGGGGRSGGGWSGGRDSGGRFGGGRRGGARGGGGRFGGGGRFGSGGRGRGTPYNKPGLAGTGKKTKFNDDE; encoded by the exons ATGGGCAAGTCAAGCAAGAAATCGATCCCCAAA GTCGACGCAGCTCCTGCTATAGTCCCACCGTCTAAGTCTGGCAAAAAAG GCAACAAGAGGGAAGCTGTAGATGCGTTGGAGAAGCAACTCAGTGCTAAGAGGCAGAAAAGAAATGCTGCTGTAGAGCAGACTGTTCAGAAGCTGAAGAGTGAAGCGAAGacgcaaaagaagaaaaagaaagaggaaacaaGTAGTTCTGATGATTCTTCTTCATCGGACTCTGAAAAGGAGGAG CCTGCCCCAAAAAAACTGGCCGTTGCTGCTAAAAATGGTACTGGTGTTGCCCCTGCTAAGAAAGGCAAGGAGGCTAGCAGTTCGGATTCTTCGGATTCAGATTCTTCGGATTCTGATGATGATAAA GGTCCAAAGGCTAAGGTAACTGCCTTATCAAAAAAGTTGCCTGCAGCTGCTGCCAAGAATGGTCCATTATCTGTTCCGAAGAAGAAAGATGACTCAGGTGATAGTTCAGATTCAGATGAGACAGAGTCAGAAGAGGAAGAG CCCAAGATTCCTTCGGTTGTTGGAAAACCAAGTGCAAAAGCCACTACAGAGGAAAGTGATAGTTCGGAGGAGGATGACAGTGATACCGAAAATGATAGCAAGCCCTCAGAAAAGCAAACG GTAAAAAAGGTTCTTGACAAAGATGGTAGTGACGATGATAGTTCTGAGGAATCTGATGAGGAGCctcaagagaaaaagaagaaagttcAG CCCAAAGCTCCATCAATTGGTGGAAAACCAAGTGCTAAGACTGCTCAAGACGGAAGTGATAGTGATAGTTCAGATGATGAGGACAGTGAAACTGAAGATGATATCAAGCCCGCTGGTAAACAAATG GTAAAAAAGGTTCTTAACAAAGACGATAGTGAGGATGATAGTTCTGAGGAATCCGATGAGGAgcctcaaaagaaaaatattaaagtcCCG CCCCAGGTTTCTTCGATTGGTGGAAAACCAAGTGCAAAAAAGTCTCAAGATGAAAGTGATACTGACAGTTCAGAGGATGAGGACAGTGATACTGAAGATGATCACAAGCCCTCGGGGAAACAAACG CCTGCTAAAGACACAAAGAAAGGTAGCACTCTAGAGGAGGAATCTGAGGAAGATACAGAAGAGTCTGATGAAGAAAACGAGGAAGAACCCTCTAAGACTCCAAACAAAAAT GGCGCCGATGTTGAAATGGTTGATGCTGTTTCACCAAAGACTAAGCAGAATGATTCGAAATCTGGAAAGAAAACT CCACAAACCCCCACAACTCCTCTAGGTCAGACTACATCTAAGACCCTGTTTGTTGGCAACCTATCATTCAATGTTGAGCGAGCAGATGT TGAAAACTTCTTCAAAGATGCTGGCGAAGTTGTTGACATTCGCTTTTCTTCTGATGCCGATGGGAGGTTCAAGGGCTTTGGGCATGTTGAATTTGCCAGTGCAGAAGCAGCACAGAAG GCTATGGAATTGAATGGTGAGGATTTGCTTGGTCGTGCCATAAGACTTGATTTTGCTCGTGAAAGGGGAGCCTATACCCCAAATGACGG CAAAGAGAGTGGCAATTCATTCCAAAAGGGAGGAAAGACCAATACAGCATATGTGCGaggttttgataaatctcttgggGTGGATGAG ATTAGGGGTGAACTGGAAAATCACTTTGGCTCTTGTGGAGAGATTACGAGGTTGTCTGTTCCAAAAGATTATGATACTGGTGATATTAAGGG GTTTGCTTACATAGACTTCAACAATGGTGATGGTTTGAGCAATGCTTTAGAACTAAATGGATCTGACCTGGGAGGTTATTCCTTGACGGTGGAGGAGGCAAAACCACGTGATGGTGCAGGTGGTGGTAGAGGTGGTGGAGGGAGGAGTGGCGGTGGCTGGAGTGGTGGTAGAGATAGTGGTGGTCGTTTTGGTGGTGGAAGACGTGGAGGTGCTCGAGGGGGTGGGGGCCGTTTTGGTGGTGGGGGCCGTTTTGGTAGTGGTGGGAGAGGCCGTGGAACGCCGTATAATAAGCCAGGCTTGGCTGGAACTG GAAAGAAGACAAAGTTTAATGATGACGAGTGA